The Roseofilum reptotaenium CS-1145 genome includes the window CCGCCTTCCGTCTAGAAATTAGGATTTGGGTGAGTCCGAAGGGTTTGCTTCTGAAGTGAAGTCAACCTCTGATTCTGACTCACTGTTCATTTCTGCTTTAAATCCACGAATGGTTTTGCCCATAGCTCTACCCATTTCGGGGATTTTTTTAGGCCCAAAAATGAGCAGAGCAACCACAGCAATAATGCCAATTTCTGGTAATCCGAGACCAAACATAGGGGTTTCCTGAGCTATAGAGTGAAGGGTTGCTGCTGCCTACCCTAGGGAGAGGGTTTTGGCGAGATCAAGCAACCTGGTATACTGATATGCTTAAAGGTTAGCATCCTTTGGAAGTCCCTTGCTGATGTCTTGAATGGGTGAAGGTCTGGTTATGTCACGAGTGGTATTGAGAGAGCAACAACATCCCCTAATTCGGCAGTTAGCCGATACTCTAGAGCAGGTTTGGAAAACTTATCTAGACCTGGAACCCTATGATTTGCCTGGAGAGTTAGGTTATGTGGAGGGACGACTAGAGGGGGAGAAGCTAACAATTGAAAATAAATGTTATCAAACGCCTCAGTTTCGGAAGATTCATCTGGAGTTGGCAAAGCTCGGCAAGGGTTTGGATATTCTCCATTGTGTGATGTTTCCGCGACCGAATTATAATTTGCCCATGTTTGGTTGCGATCTAGTGGCGGGTAAGGGACAGATTAGTGCAGCGATCGCCGATTTGTCTCCAGTGAATCCTAACCGCACCTTGCCAGAGTCCTATTATCGAGCGCTGCAATCTTTACCTAAACCAGAATTTGCCCAATATCGCCAACTCCCCCCTTGGGCGGATATTTTTTCCGAGTTTTGTTTGTTTATTCGCCCAGAAAATGAAGCGGAAGAAGTTCATTTTGTCGAACGGGTAGAGGCATTTATGAAAATTCATTGTGCCCAAGCCGCAGCCGCGCAACCCGTTTCCGCCGGAGAACAGAAGACAATTTTGGCCGGTCAACGCTATTACTGTACCCAACAACAACAAAATGATAAGACTCGCCGAGTCTTAGAAAAGGCATTTGGCCGCGAATGGGCAGATAATTATATGAATAAGGTGCTCTTTGATTACGTTGAAAACCCGGAAGACTGTGTGGTTTAACCTACTTTAATTCAGGCGATAATGGAGACTTGAGATAAGCTTGGATTGCCTGAAGTTCAGTCTCGGTGGGCGCGCTACGGCGATGGACTTCCTTGAGGAATCGTAAGCTTTCCCAGAGTTCAAGACCTTGGTGGCGACACAGATAAGCAAGACAGACCGTAGGCGATCGCTCTATACCCGCAAAGCAATGGATATAAAGAGATTTTCCTTCCTCTAGGGTTTGGTGAACCAGCTTAACCGCTTCGGCTAAGTCTTCAGGTTTCAATGGTTCTTGATAGTGACTATCGGGCAGAGGATAGCACAGACACTGAAATTGGCTCTTAAATTCAGGTTGGATTGCCCCTTCTGCCTCTGGACAGAGGGAGAGAATGGTTTCAATCTGTTCTTCCTGTAGACGGGCATAATGGTTTTTATGGATTGGCAGGGGGCCGATCGCCAATTTCCGAGGTAAAACCCAATGGCAACAAAATCGATCTTTACGGTTTGAAGATTGCCCTGGGGACTTTTGAGTTAATTTCTTCCAGAATGAAATCACGATAATCAGGAACGATTCAGATCATTAGTATAATCAAGGCGAGGTAAGAAACCTCCGGAATTTCAGTTGCTAAAGGTGATGTAGTAATCGTCAACCACCAGAAGGTGTTGAGTGTTAAACTATATCTCCAATAGTATAGAGTTGAATTTTAAAAAAAGCATATATGGCTAAATTGATAATGGCAAAGGCGATCGCTCAAGAACCCAAACGATTAAGTCCCTTAAAAACAAAGCAGAGAAAAAACATATGGGTAACATGGATACGATCTTCTGGGGCGATCGCCTTGGCGGGTTGTCTGACCTGGGGTAGCTTCCCCACCCTTGTTTTAGCTCAAAGTCCAGTTGCCCCCGTCCCCACTTCCTTACCCGTAGATGAAGGCTATACCCTCGGAGCAGGCGATCGGCTAAAAGTTGATATCTTTAACGTTCCTGAATATAGCGGCGAATTTTTGATTTTATCCGATGGCTCCCTCAATTTACCCGTTGTAGGTGCAGTGCAAGTTCAGGGGCTAACCTTTCCTCAAGCATCGGATAAAATAGCGACCGTTATGTCTCGCTATCTGCGGAACCCCATTGTTACCCTCAGCTTAATCAGTGTACGTCCTGTGAAAGTGGGCATAGCTGGAGAAGTCTATAGTCCTGGCGTATACTCCATGTCCTTAAATGGGAATGAAGAAGTTGCTTTACCAACCGTCACTCGTGTAATTGATTTAGCTGGAGGAATTACCCAAGCAGCGGATATCCGAAGGATTCAAATCCGTCGCTCTCGTTCCAGTCAACAAGACAGCGATCAGATCATTACGGTAGATTTATGGAGATTATTACAAACTGCCGATCTAAGTCAAGACCTCTTATTAAGAGATGGCGATAGTCTCTTTATTCCGACTGCCACAGATGTAGATTTACAAGAAAGTAGTATTTTAGCGAATGCCAGCTTTGCTGGTGCAGACTCAGGCCCTTTAAAAATTGCAGTCGTCGGTGAAGTAAATCGACCGGGCCCCTATACCATCAACAATAACTCAGAAGAAAATGATGTTACCGTGACTGCTGCCATTCAATCAGCCGGGGGCATCACAGAACAAGCTGATATTCGCAATATTCAAGTGCGGCGGTTAACCAAATCGGGAAAAGAGCAAATTGTTGATGTTGATTTGTGGAAACTCCTTCAAGAAGGCGATTTACGCCAGGATATGCCTCTCCAAGAAGGGGATACCATTGTTATTGGCACGGCCACTGAACTGAGTCCAGATGAAGCCACAGAACTAGCTTCAACCAGCTTTTCCCCAGCAGTGATTAACGTTAATATTGTGGGAGAAGTTATCAGACCGGGTAGAGTAGAAGTACTCCCGAATACCCCCTTAGCCCAGGCTTTATTAGCGGCAGGAGGATTTAATAACAATGCCAGAGAACGTTCAGTGGAATTGATCCGCCTGAATCCCAATGGGACGGTCACCAAGCGAGAAGTCTCCATTGACTTTAGCCGAGCGCTAGACGAAGGGAATAATCCAGCCTTGCGTAATAACGATACAATCGTTGTATCCCCATCCCGTGTAGCTGAATTGGGCAATGCTGTAAGTCCAGTCTTTAATGTCTTAGGAACCGTAGGCGGAATCTTTACGATTCCCAGAACGGTGTATCGTTTATTTGATGATTTGTTTTAATTGATAAAATCATGCTCCTCAGCCATCAGTTTTACTGTTACACTGCTGTCAATTGAGAGGTTTTGAATCCATGCAAGCTGGTACTCCCCCTAAATCTAATCAAAACGGCAATGGCCACAATGGCAATGGCCATAATGGCAATGGTCACAACGGATATAAGCCCTATCCAGTTGCCATTCCTGCTCTTCCCCAGGCATCGGAGACGGAGGAATTTGATCCGAAACAGTTGTTGGTCATTGCTCGTAGACGTTGGCTGGCGCTGGCTGGAGTGGCGATCGCCGTCACCGGAGCTATTTGGGGCTGGACGCTCACCCGTACCCCGGTTTATCAATCGAATTTTCGCATGTTGGTTGAGCCAATTTCAGAAGATGATAACTCTAAGGAATTGTTACGATTAGGGTTGGGGCCGAGCTTTGATTATGCAACTCAAATTGAAGTGTTGCGATCTCCAACTCTTCTCGAACCCCTGGTGCGAGATATGCAACAAACCTATCCTGATATGACCTATGGGGAATTGGTCAGTAATTTGACGATTCAACAGGCGATCGGTGACCAAGAGCGATACACCAAGATCTTAAATATTTCCTTCCAAAGCTCTGATCCCCAAAAGACAAAAAACGTTTTAGATACTTTACTCCAAGGATATTCCCTGTATGGTATCCAACTGCGCCAATTGAGTATCCAACGAGTCGTGCAATTTGTAGAAGAACAACTGCCAGTCATCCGAGAGCAAGTTAACTCATACCAAGCAGAATTAGAAGCCTTCCGAGAACAACATAGCGTTATTGACCCAGAATTTAGAGGGAATGACATCTCTCGCTTACTCACCGATATTAACAAGCAGCAAAAAGACTCACAAGCCCAACTAGCAGAACTCCAATCTCTCTATGTCGTCTTACAAAGACAATTAGGGGCTTCTCCAGAACAAGCCTTAGCAGGAGCTGCTCTCAGTCAATCCTCTCGATACCAACAACTGCTCAATCAACTACTAGAAATAGAAACCGAAATTGCCGAAGAATCTGTTCGTTTTCAACCGGATAGTCCCAATATTAAAGCCCTCTTAGAGCAACGACAAAATCTGTTACCCCTAATTGATCGAGAAGCTCAACGGGTCGTGGGCGATCAACCGATCCCCAGCAATGGCGGGCAATTGACTCCTATTTCCGTCGGCTTGAGTACACAATTGGTAGACACAACCAATCAAATTCAGGTGCTACAAGTTCGCTTGTCTGCGTTAGCACAAGTTGAAAATCGACTCAAAGAAGAATTTTCAATTATTCCCGGTTTGGCTAGAGAATATACTGATATTCAACTGAAACTAGAAGTCGCGACCCAAAGCCTAGCCCGACTACTCGAAACTCGACAAACCCTACAATTAGAGGCAGCCCAAAAATCTGTATCTTGGGAAGTTCTTTCTGAACCCTTCCAACCGGGAGCGCCTATCTCCCCCAATGTTCCCCGCAATTTAGTCTTAGGCCTGTTCGCTGGAACCTTAATGGGATTAGGTGCGGCCTTACTGGCTGAACAACTCGATAATGCCTTCCACTCCACCAACGACCTCAAAGATTTGACTGGTTTACCCCTATTGGGGATTATTCCCTTTAAACGGGGCTTGAAACCCATTAGTGCCCCAGAAAGCATGAGAGCTAAAGTGGCCGCCGGTTCCGACCATGAACCTACTCCAGAGCAAGCGCCAAAACGTCCTCTTAATCTCAGTTTAGGCTCTAAGGGCACTTACTATAACTCGTCTCCCTTCTTAGAGTCCTTCCGTTCCTTATACACCAATATTCGCTTTCTCAGTTCGGATACTCCTATCCGTTCCCTAGTCATTAGCTCCTGTTTACCCATGGAAGGGAAATCCACTGTATCGGTCAATTTAGCTCGGTCAGCCGCTGCCATGGGTCAACGGGTACTACTCGTTGATGCGGACTTACGCCATCCTATTCTTCATACCCGCTTAGGGCTACCTAATTTGCGGGGCTTAAGCAATATTATTACCAGTGAAATTGACCCCCGTGACGTAATTCATGCCGTTGAAGATCATTTTTATATCCTTACATCAGGTCAAGTCCCTCCCGATCCGATCAAGCTATTGTCTTCTCGCAAAATGCAGCATCTGATCGAACAATTCCAAACGGAATATGATTTAGTTATTTATGATACTCCTCCCAGCTTTGGATTAGCGGATGGTAGTCTCCTTGCCAAGCGTTCAGATGGTATTCTGTTAGTCGTTGCCCTAGGAAAAACAGGACGTTCTGAACTCAACCAAGTCTTAGATAACCTGAAAATGTCCTATGTATCGGTGCTTGGCATTATCGCTAATGGTGTTAAAGGGTTTGGTTCGGGTGTAGATTACTATTATCGCAACTATATGCCCAACGAAGACCAAGTGATTTAAGATTGATTGAGATGGATAAGACATCAACCCTCAATAAACTTGTTGGTTGATGTTTGGGAAGGTTGGACTTTAGAGAGAAACCTAAAACTCTTTGAATTTCACGAGCTTTCCCCTATTGAGTTTCAGTTGCCATTCTGGATTAACCGTTAAAACCTCTCCATATTGTTGGGCAATGCGTTCTGGGGTAAAGTGAGTTTCGAGATAACGACGACCTTGACAACCCATAAACTCAGCTTTTTCTCGATTAGCCGCTAGTTCTCGAATGAACTGGGCCAATCCTTGAGAATCTCCATTGTCAAATGCTTGTCCAAAATTGACTTCTGATAACATTTGACGCAGATAGGAATGGGGTTCACAAATCGCGGCTACTGGGCGGCCAGCAGCTAGAATTCCATAGAGTTTACTGGGAGCCACTAAGCCTTCCATACCTGGACTAATGCTAACTAAAGATAGGTCACAGGCAGTCAGAGAGTAGGGTAAGCATTCTTTATCTTGATAGGGTAAGAAAGTAATCTGATTTAAGCCCAAAATCCTGGCTTGCTCCTGACAGGCTTGATATTTAGCACCATTGCCAATAAATACAAATTGGATGGGTTCATCTTTGAGGTGTTGCGCTGTAGAAATAATGGTATCTATATCATGGCAGCGTCCCATATTTCCTGAGTAGAGAACACAGAACTTTTTGACTAGGTTATGTTGATGGGCAAACCAATTTTCTTCTTTAGGGATAGGGGCAATATGATGGGGGTCTGCCCAACTGTGAATCACAGCTACACGCTCGGCAATATCTGGACATTGGGCAAGCACTCGGTTTTTCATGCTTGGACTGAGAACAATCACTGATTTAGCTCTGCGCCAAACTAAACGATTGACCTGATTCCAAAGACGGACTAATTTATGGGTTCTGGAAACTACTTTGAGTTCTACAGCTACATCTGGATAGAGATCATAAATGAGGCAAACATAGGGAACACCAAAACAGAGGTTAGCTAAATATCCTAATAGAGGTAAGAAGGGTGGGGCAGTCGTTACTAATAAGATATCTCCGCGACTGGCTGTTTTTAGTAAGTGGAGTCCAGCCCGTAGACAGAAAATAATCCCATTGATCGCTTTTCCTCGGATGCGTTGTGATAAAATTCGGGTAGTACGCGATCGCCGAACGGATAAATGCTCATCTTCTTCTAACGTCGGTGCGTCCTCTTGACCAAAGGCATATCCTGGCTGTCCAGTAAAAATATGAACTTTCATTCCCTGGCGACCCAGTTGATGAGCTAGTTCTTCAATCAGTTGACCCGTAGCTGCATAATCCGGGGGATAATACTGAGTTAATATGGACAACCTTGTTGAATAGGATGCCTTTTTACCATTTTGGCTCGTATTGATTACGCTTAGATTCTGAGTAAAAGAGCGATACAATTTAGAATCCTCCTCAACAAGGATAAGGTTTAAATCTCTTTGCTTGGGTTGCTTTGTGTGGGCTATGGTAGACTTCACACTGTCTTTTCCCAATTCCAGTTAAAAGCGCTCGATTTAGGATAATTTATTTAATACAGGATGGCAACTGATTGCCAAGTTGTAGATGTTGGCAAATGAGAGTTGCAACAGCTTGGTTACCTTGTTCATTGAGATGTACGCTATCCCGAAACAGGCTATTAATGGCTGATGGCGTTAAGGTAGACCAAGCTTCATAGACATCAATGACAGGAATACTTTGTGAGTTTAAAAGAGAAAAAAATTCTTGCTGGTAAGGTGGAGTTTTAGGTGTGGGGAGTAGATTAAAGCGGTTGGGAGTAAATAGCACCATAACAGGAATATTTTGTGCGCGAATAAACCGAACCATTTCCTGAAAAAACTTCATATTTTCAGCAAACTGTTCTTGGGGTTGAAGTTGTAATTTAGGAATTTCTGAACTGGGTGTATTTAAGGGGATATAACCGGTGATTCTGGGCCAAGCATACCGACTCCAAGCCTCTGAAATCGCCAACGGAGGAGGGCGATCCGGAAAGTAAATTGAACCGACCGTATCACTGGTACTCGTGGGTTGAACTAAATCATGGACTCCAATTTGTAAAATCACCAAATCACTGTCAAAAAGACCAAATTTTTGCAAATATCCCCATTGATTCCCCAATCCCCAAGATCCAGAGGAAGCATTAAGAACTTCCAGGGAATATCCAGATGTCTCTAGTTTCTCTTTAAGCTGTTCAGAAATTATTTCTGATTGATCGATAGGATTGCCACCATTTAAAACAGAATCACCAACCATCAAAATTCTTAGGGTTTCTGGGGGCGTTTCCAGATTGATCGGATCGGATCGTTGAGAATATTGATTATAAATAATAGTTTTACCAAACCGCCATAAGTTCTGATTGGGTTGAAAACGGTATCCTGTTTGACTATCAGCTTGCACGAGAGCTGGTTTTCCTAAGCCTAAACCCAGCCGAAGAATCGTTTCAGTTATGAGGAAAATAGCTAAAATGGCTAGAGGAATTCGATAGGATTTTTTGGAGTTTAAGAGGTGGAAAATTTTCATAAAAAGCAAAATTTATGATCGGATTGATTCAGTCTTCTACATCAATCGATTTTATAGCTTATTTTTGGCAGATCCAAATCACAGTACTGTTGAATAAGTTACCGAAGATAGGAAAGGGGGAAAACATTTTCTTTTCAAGGGTAAGTCTATTTTTAAGCAAGGATTCTAAGTCCCGATAATCAAACCCTTTGTGGGCGCGATAGGAGAATTTTTGGGCATGGGATGAGGGGAAGCTTTTGCAATCCCAAAGAATAGCAGCCGAAAAGAGTTCCTGGGGCGTGTATCGCTCATACCCATACCCACCTTTTAGGTTCGCCAGATAGCGTCCCGTTTGTTTAACAAATAGGGAAGGTCCAACTTCAATAGGAACTGAAATTACGATTTTGGCGTTGGGTTTACACAGGGGTAAAATCGTGTTGAGAATAGCCGAAGGATCGGGGACATGCTCTAAGGTTTCAGTGCAGAACACCAGATCTAGACTTTGAGGAAGAATGAGGCTATTGGTTTCTGAGGGTAGCCCTAATTTGAATCCAGGAATATCCCTTAAAGTTTCTTGAGAAGCGGTGAGCATATCGGCAGAAATATCAATGCCAAAACCTGATTGAATGAATCCTTGCTCATAGGCCGATCGCAGCAACCATCCATCGCCACATCCGTAATCTAGGGCACAGGGATACTTTTGATTTCCCAGCGCATTAAGAACAGCTTGAAAGCGGGATTTATGAGCAACACGAGTGAGGGTATTTCCTTTTTCTAGAAGGCGTTCTGAATAGGACATAAAATAAGGTGAGTTAGGTTAGAGGAACTGGAGTGGGAGTGAGTTTTAAGTTTAAGTTAGTTTATCATAAGAGATACTATCAACCGGGTATCAAGTGATTCGCAAACCAATAGCAGCATGATACAAATTTACGGGCACTCAAGGTTAGTCTACATTAGAGTTAGGCGTTATTCCTGATTTTCTGGATAACCTATTGGGGTCAGTAGTAAGGTTTCGTTTCATAAGGACAATATGATTAACCAATGTTTAGAGTCCGATCGCCTCTTTATGGACAACTGGAATCCGGATCGGGATGCCCTAGAAGCCTTTGAGAGCTATAGTGATCCGGCCATGATTTGGCAATTACGCCGAACCTGTTGGGGCAAGGTCTATGCCACAGAAGCAGCTAAAATCATCGTTAACTATAGCTTTAATATCCTCAATCTGGCTACTCTCTATGCCACGATCCATCCCGAAAACCATCGTTCTGTTGCCGTTACCCAACGGTTAGGAATGACCAATTTAGGATTATGCGATCGCTACTACAATTGCCAACTCCTGCTCTTTGCACTTCAGAAACCCTAAGCTTACCCTATTCCAGCACCATGTCTGAATCCATCACCGATCGCATCCAACCTCCTCTAGAACATATCCCCCCGCAATTCAACCCTCTCATCCTCAAAGGAATACAACTGATTCTGCCCTTGTGGTTACGCACCCAATGTAAAATCAGTCAAATTAACACCCAGAACACCGTTACCTTAGCCCAGCTCTATCATCAATTTCAGCAACAGCAGATCCGTCTCATCCTAGCCTTTCGCCATCCCAGTACCTACGACCCCTATTCCATGGCCCATTTACTCTGGAGAGCCGTACCCCAAGCCGCCAAACAGCATAAAATACCCCTAAAATACCCCGTTCATACTCACTTCATGTATGATCGCGGCATTCCCATTTGGGCCGGCAAATTCGTCAGTACCCTCTTTTCCCAACTTGGAGGGACATCCATCCAGCGTGGAAAACTCGACCGCGAAGGCTTAAAATGTGCCCGCTCCTTACTCTTCGATGGTCGTTTTCCCCTCACCTTAGCTCCAGAAGGAGGCGTTAACGACCACAGCGAACTCATCAGCCCCTTAGAACCGGGAGTTGCCCAACTCGGATTTTGGTGTGTAGAAGATTTACAAAAAGCCAATCGCCCCGAAAAAGTAGCCATTCTTCCCATTGGCATTCGTTACTCTTTCACCCAACCGCCATGGGAACAATTGGATCGGCTTTTAAATGAACTCGAACAAGATTTAGGCTTATCCCCCTTTACCAGCAATTCCTCAGATGATGTAACCCAATCCCGTTACCCTCGACTGCTGAGAGTTGGTCAAAGTTTACTCTCCTTAATGGAATCCTTTTACCGCCAATTTTATGATGTCAAATTTGAAGAATTACCAGACTTAGAAGATCCCAATCAAAACCTTTCACAACGCCTAAACCGACTCCTCGAAAATGCCCTTCAGGTCTCTGAACGTTACTTCAAAACCCAACCCAAAGGATCATTTATCGATCGGTGTCGGCGCTTAGAACAAGCGGGTTGGGAGCGTATTTATCGCTCAGACATTGACCGTTTGTCAGCGGTTGAATGTGGGTTAGGTAATTGGGTCGCCGAAGAAGCCAGTTTACGCATGGGCCATATGCGAATGGTGGAGCGCGTTTGTGCGGTGACCGGCAAATATGTGCGAGAAAAACCGACTGCTGAACGATTTGCCGAAACGTTATTAATTTTGTGGAAAGTGATTACCTGGATTAAAATAGGAAAAGTTGATGGTCACCCCAATTTAGGGAGGTTAGAAACAACTTTAACTGTGGGGGAACCCCTATGGGTTGATGACCGATGGACAGAGTACAGAAATAGCCGTCGCCAAGCCGTTTCCGGCTTAACGCAAGAGCTGCAAGTTGCCTTAGAGAAATTAATGATTTCCTAATGTGAATGCGTACCTCAAGATACTTTATGGTATTGCTCTATATAATCTCCTTTGCTATACTCCCTAGCAACATTTAGGTTATATAAACTGTAAACAACAATGACTGTTCAAGGCAAACATTTCAGATTTTCAGCAGGTGATAAACTCCATTTAGTCCATTCAATCCCATCCGAGAACTCAGAAGTCGAGTATTTTGACTACTTTGCCTATGGGTCATGCATGTGTCCTGTAGATCTTCAGCGCACCCTGGGAGAACCAACCTATCCCTATGTTATTGGTCAAGCTACGTTGCGCGGATATCGACTTGGGTTTTATCGTCGTTCCTTAAAACGTAATTGTGGCGCTCTCGATGTGGTTCCGGATACGGACAAATCAGTGGAAGGGGTACTTTATCGATTGCCTTTGCGCTTCAGTGAGTTACTCGATATTCGCGAAGAAATTCCCCGCAATGGATATCGCCATGAAACAGTAGAAGTTTATTGTCAAGATAAGCTTTATAAAGATGTGCGTACCTATGTGGTGGTAGATAAATTGCCAAAAGAATTAGCGCCAAATGATTGGTATTTTAATGTAGTGATGCGTGGTGCAGTTACTTGTGGATTGCCGGAACAGTATTGTTGGGATTTATTTAATCATATGCATCACCTGCAAGAAAGTCAATTGCGGCGATCGGCATAAAGAAATGGGGATGGGGAGACATGGGGATTGAGATGATTGTAAGGACGAAAAATTTTTCGCTCCTACAGAATCATGCCTAACATATTTCCTCTTTAGCCTTCTTATCACCCCTTGAGTCCTATTACCTGTACTTGTCTGGTGGTAAACTTTATTAGTCAATCGAGATTAAATTAATGAAGTATCATCCATTAGGTCATAGCAATTTATCTGTATCTGAATTGTGCTTGGGAACGATGACCTTTGCGAGTCAAACCACCATACAGGAAGCTCATCAGCAATTAAATTATGCTGTTTCTCAAGGAATTAATTTTATTGATACGGCTGAACTCTATCCACTGCCGGGTAATGCTGAAACTCAGGGGAACAGTGAGAGTGCGATTGGTCAGTGGTTAGTTAACCAACCTAGAGATCAATTAATTATTGCTTCTAAAGTAGCAGGAGCTGGGCCGCGATTTCCCTGGATTCGTGGCAAAAATCGCCGGGTCGATCGTACTAATATTGAACAAGCTATTAATGAAAGTCTCCGCCGCTTACAAACAGATTATATTGATTTATGCTATATTCATTGGCCCGATCGCTATGTCCCAGTATTTGGGGAAATCTATTATAACCCTTCCCATGAACGAGAAACGGTTCCGATTGCGGAACAGCTAGAAGTATTCAGCGATTTAGTAAAAGCTGGTAAAATTCGTTATGTGGGATTATCCAATGAAACCCCTTGGGGAGTTTGTGAATTTTGTCGTGTTGCCAAAGAATTGAAGTTGCCGAAAGTTGTTGCTATTCAAAATGCCTATAATTTAACTAATCGTATTTTTGAAATACATTTATCGGAAAGTTGTCGCTTTCATAAACTGGGATTATTCGCGTATAGCCCGTTGGCTTTTGGTCATCTGACTGGAAAATATATGCAGACAATTCCCCCAAAATCAAGATTAAAATTATTTCCTGGATTTGATCAAAGATATCAGAAGCCAAATTTTGAAAAAGCTGTATCTGCTTACGTTAAGATCGCTCAAAAGTTTGCCTTAACTCCCTTGCAAATGGCTCTAGCCTTTGTTCGTTCGCGTTGGTTTGTAACCAGTACCATTATTGGATGTTCTAGCCTGGAGCAATTGCAAGAAAATATTAATACCATCGAAATTCAAATATCTCAAGAAATTATTGCAGAAATTAATGCAGTTCATTCTATTTGTCCTAATCCCACCCCTTAAAGTCTATTTAGTTGTTGATAGTAATACTATGTTAGCTTTTAGTACATGTTCTACCACCAAGTATGTAGGGTGATTTCCCTTCTCCCAAAGCGAAGAAGGGGATGACAAAAGAGGGATATTTATTTCAGTTCAAAGCTGGTTCCGCGATAACAGCCTTGGAAAGAAGTGAGGGGAATTTGAGTCCGGTTTTGTAATTGAGCGACTAAGGATTGACTATTGGCAGTGGCGGAAGCTTCACCCCAATTGTAGTGAATCATGCCCAACATATTTCCAGTTTGGTGATAACTGTATTCTTCGATGGGAATGCCTTCTGCACCAACAATGGTTTGATCGTAATAGCCATTAATGATAATTTTCTCGATTTTCACCCCAGGAGCAGTGCTGAGATGCCATTGTACGGGTTCATAAGCAGAGAGGGCTAGGGTGATGGGCCGATCGCGTCTTTCAACCTGGATATCCACTTGTCCGGTAGGATGATAAGCTCCACTATGATCCCAATGAGCTTCATAGATACTAATTAAGTGTAATTCGCGATCGCCAACTTCATGAGCTACATAGCCCGAAAAATCACCGGTTCCTCCAATACCACAGCTATAACCTGGAGCAAAGGTGGTGCGGGTAACCGTTTGACTCAGTTGCTCTTGTAGTCTGGGTTTGACCCACGTCCAAGCGGCAAATCCAAGTCCAGCGATGAGTACGATTCCGACACCCACAGGAAGAACAGTTTTCAGTAAACGTCCTGCGTCTGATTCACTCCACTGATTGAACGTTTGTTTGACCGTATCTGCGGTATCTTGAATCGAGTTAGTATTACC containing:
- a CDS encoding 1-acyl-sn-glycerol-3-phosphate acyltransferase; the encoded protein is MSESITDRIQPPLEHIPPQFNPLILKGIQLILPLWLRTQCKISQINTQNTVTLAQLYHQFQQQQIRLILAFRHPSTYDPYSMAHLLWRAVPQAAKQHKIPLKYPVHTHFMYDRGIPIWAGKFVSTLFSQLGGTSIQRGKLDREGLKCARSLLFDGRFPLTLAPEGGVNDHSELISPLEPGVAQLGFWCVEDLQKANRPEKVAILPIGIRYSFTQPPWEQLDRLLNELEQDLGLSPFTSNSSDDVTQSRYPRLLRVGQSLLSLMESFYRQFYDVKFEELPDLEDPNQNLSQRLNRLLENALQVSERYFKTQPKGSFIDRCRRLEQAGWERIYRSDIDRLSAVECGLGNWVAEEASLRMGHMRMVERVCAVTGKYVREKPTAERFAETLLILWKVITWIKIGKVDGHPNLGRLETTLTVGEPLWVDDRWTEYRNSRRQAVSGLTQELQVALEKLMIS
- a CDS encoding GNAT family N-acetyltransferase; its protein translation is MINQCLESDRLFMDNWNPDRDALEAFESYSDPAMIWQLRRTCWGKVYATEAAKIIVNYSFNILNLATLYATIHPENHRSVAVTQRLGMTNLGLCDRYYNCQLLLFALQKP
- a CDS encoding glycosyltransferase family 4 protein, encoding MSILTQYYPPDYAATGQLIEELAHQLGRQGMKVHIFTGQPGYAFGQEDAPTLEEDEHLSVRRSRTTRILSQRIRGKAINGIIFCLRAGLHLLKTASRGDILLVTTAPPFLPLLGYLANLCFGVPYVCLIYDLYPDVAVELKVVSRTHKLVRLWNQVNRLVWRRAKSVIVLSPSMKNRVLAQCPDIAERVAVIHSWADPHHIAPIPKEENWFAHQHNLVKKFCVLYSGNMGRCHDIDTIISTAQHLKDEPIQFVFIGNGAKYQACQEQARILGLNQITFLPYQDKECLPYSLTACDLSLVSISPGMEGLVAPSKLYGILAAGRPVAAICEPHSYLRQMLSEVNFGQAFDNGDSQGLAQFIRELAANREKAEFMGCQGRRYLETHFTPERIAQQYGEVLTVNPEWQLKLNRGKLVKFKEF
- a CDS encoding class I SAM-dependent methyltransferase, yielding MSYSERLLEKGNTLTRVAHKSRFQAVLNALGNQKYPCALDYGCGDGWLLRSAYEQGFIQSGFGIDISADMLTASQETLRDIPGFKLGLPSETNSLILPQSLDLVFCTETLEHVPDPSAILNTILPLCKPNAKIVISVPIEVGPSLFVKQTGRYLANLKGGYGYERYTPQELFSAAILWDCKSFPSSHAQKFSYRAHKGFDYRDLESLLKNRLTLEKKMFSPFPIFGNLFNSTVIWICQK
- a CDS encoding gamma-glutamylcyclotransferase is translated as MTVQGKHFRFSAGDKLHLVHSIPSENSEVEYFDYFAYGSCMCPVDLQRTLGEPTYPYVIGQATLRGYRLGFYRRSLKRNCGALDVVPDTDKSVEGVLYRLPLRFSELLDIREEIPRNGYRHETVEVYCQDKLYKDVRTYVVVDKLPKELAPNDWYFNVVMRGAVTCGLPEQYCWDLFNHMHHLQESQLRRSA
- a CDS encoding SGNH/GDSL hydrolase family protein; the encoded protein is MKIFHLLNSKKSYRIPLAILAIFLITETILRLGLGLGKPALVQADSQTGYRFQPNQNLWRFGKTIIYNQYSQRSDPINLETPPETLRILMVGDSVLNGGNPIDQSEIISEQLKEKLETSGYSLEVLNASSGSWGLGNQWGYLQKFGLFDSDLVILQIGVHDLVQPTSTSDTVGSIYFPDRPPPLAISEAWSRYAWPRITGYIPLNTPSSEIPKLQLQPQEQFAENMKFFQEMVRFIRAQNIPVMVLFTPNRFNLLPTPKTPPYQQEFFSLLNSQSIPVIDVYEAWSTLTPSAINSLFRDSVHLNEQGNQAVATLICQHLQLGNQLPSCIK